Within Cydia fagiglandana chromosome 1, ilCydFagi1.1, whole genome shotgun sequence, the genomic segment ctcgagtaattaattccttggcgcgtagtaaatgggacgagatagaaaaaaaatcgatgtcaactgtcagtgtcacttagctctcattcccgaaaaataacggacaagcctcatgttaccttgcgaattgctattaatgttatcattgagattttcggcgacctcagcacgacccacggacttctgattccccacgacatctgcgcgtatttggacaaagattgaatttactttcgataacttggcactgcataaattattggacaacgttttcttccccacccctacacgacggcccctacgctgacccttggacagagttttgcaagaaaaataagcgagttcatacgagattgcgagcagattctacaaatttgaaattattatcataacagtgataagcacaatgccgttgaattagaggagcaatggccgtacaggagtacgtatccgtgaaatacataggtacagaaaactttcttcacttgtgttttgatttttattattaaattgccatgagctgttaagttcgtaaacaagaaatcggtctaattttttctaacaatttcaaccatctgttagttttgtgtggttatcctcattttatgaatgttgttcttattttcaggtggatgtaaacattcattggcggtattatactgatggctaattagaaccattgagccatgacatacttccttgcagtgttattcggctaagcctcgagcatcctgtgaatctgaaggatataattatttccataaaaaagagcaatcgaattaggaccaagatatcccgagaatataaagacattttataaaaaatgcaataaaatgaaaatgggagactctcttattttaacaatgttacaagatcatgacaatgttatggtctatacttattaaaattttaaaaccaacatgtctttatctttgacttgaaaatgtacaaatgatttgggttaagttttatgaaatgcaacttatgctaaaaacctattattattatatgtcaaattatcgtgaactcgatgttgcttaaggcgtatccaaattagtcaatttttcgccaatctgattaaattgcccgatcgaatcgggacgtacggacgcaaacgccaatttggctggccgaattcaaccgccgataatgaccaataaaatgaggtgcggacacaagaacaccaatttgtgaggctagtattttcgttatggggcattttttcaatttaaatgggtctaatatcaccataaatctaaaattggagattgacgccaatttcatttctgatcaaatcgaccgatttgatcagtcccgtctggataccgctttagcaccgcgaaagggcgctgcgcggtgcgcgcggattgacgcatgcgcgtaccgtatgctttgtatctatggtaatataattttaaaaaatatgcaaataaaaggcggcaaagtttattcgttgtgcaatactcaataagttaccgcttgttattttaatactcgtaataaacaaaatgagttcaagtgacgaaaacgacctggaatagacggcatgcaccgcctcattttaaagcagaagcaaacttaataatgaataactagcttcctgctaagtcctgggacaaatacaataggacttacgacatgctcatgctgtggaaggacacaagaaggacagccaaaacgcaagaaacacctactctgaaagtggtttttagcgtatttctgtgaccaagtgaaaactaaaaagccatctatctacatttaatataaactaagaatatgcgttgtttttttaattgtattcgcgtcactttacccctattaaatacgctttactaaattgaatttgttttatttcctcacataatttgagaatagtgcttactatgtatacctcaatggaagcaaaaatgtagtatttttgcgagttgatacacttgctacttgtgtatagtggcaaatgtattaaacccgcaatcaacactaatcaatatgtaaacaggccccaacgtgaagcacatttaccctacagacatacttatccatattgaccatatttgaacctctcaactctcttcaagggcacgccacacagcgtgattctatatactgttgtaatgttaatgcttaaggataataatttgtggattttaaaataaaacgaaacgaaatttactggatttatattatattattttggatttatattataagttttctaaagtacagtcgccatcagatatattggtgcagctagggtgctcataaatatctgaacacgcctctattatcagggcgtgcgtgttcagatattgtgaacaccttgccgagcccatatataatagccaataacgacctagttattaacactattacaatcttaatcattatgtatgtataatacaacaatcacctttatatagtcctcacaaacgtataagttaccattttggccaatatatcttcaaagcttggcaccgaatcgctgttaaagactttggtgtgctcaaatacgctgaatttggaaagtaacgtctgtacttcctacaagacggtacgacgcactttgagttcatctctgtaatattattattctatttccattcgaacgtttccgggatcgtctccatctattgtgttgatactgagatccaaaatgactcgtgtagcagtccaagagtcgtggaggtgttaatgaaaatgttctccaagaagcagtgccaagtagtcgaaagcaatcgttatcattatcaaaatatccgtgttgatcgtgctagggacgttaaaaatacttattctagaaatcacaccgacatccaattacaagaaaacacaaatgtttcgtccgaccattattttccaattatttgcaagttattttccaagaatgacactgacagttgacatcgattttttttctatctcgtcccatttactacgcgccaaggaattaattactcgagtctgccatttcacctcacaaacgtcatatcgatcatttaaaaaattatatttaatcaataaaatgatataaaaataaaagagctgcatttccgtgatcgctataatgaatactatcgggaaaaaatataatttgcctatcttcaaaaaactttacctacccaattatgtattttaatacaATTCTGACTTAAAGCCTATTATTACTTTTCAGTCATCTTGATATGCTGATACTGAATGCTGGAGTGTTTGGTATACCTTTCACAGAGACTGAAGACAACTATGAGACAACATTCCAAGTGAACCATCTCAGCCATCTGTATCTGGCCATTTTGTTGGAACCACTACTTAAAAAGGGCTCAAAGGTGATTTTTGTTTCTTCAGAGTCCCATCGGTAAGCAAtttgaaatatacatattattcaaATGAGAGGTAgcaaataatttgaaaaaagcaaatcagttataaacacattaaaaaTGGCAAAGCAAATAACAATTTATATCTATACAAAGATATAAATGATACATGTATGACTTATGGTGCAATAAGGTGtttaattttatgttaattatgACTAGTAACATTAAcgcaaaagttatttttacttgtttacctttatttacggCATGCTAATGAGCCAAACATTATGTATTATGTCATTTATGTCATTTTCTTGTCACCTTGAATAAAAGAAATAAGCAGTGAATATATTTAGTAAGTAttagaaatatttacaaaattatactaaattttACATCCTATGTAgcttaaggcactggtcccaccgcgagctagtaagctatgagctatcggctataaacacgaacaaaagataagcactcccgtgtaaataaaagatacacggcgatatttatagttactcgcccagcggtgagctataaatatcgccgtgtcacttttatttacacgggagtgcttatcttttgttcgtgtttatagccgatagctcatagcttactagctcgcggtgggaccagtgcctcaaGTTACATATTACTAAACAATACAGTAGATAGGCGGAACACCTGGAGTTTCTCTTCCTTGTTGTAACCTCATGGCTGAGTCACATGACGATTGTATGCACTCTTCACCAATGCTCTCCAAGCCGTTCTGTCCtgggcccagtgcatgctagcctgTAGTTTATAACCTGGAGTTATGATACCAGAAAGGTTGCAATAAAGAGCATGGTCCACCCAACGGCAAGCAAACACTGCACCTTACAACACCATTGTGCAGGCAACTGTTCAATTTTCCAACAACGAAAAGTCcactctatttcctacattaTAGGTTCAAacagtggcaaattttggatctttcatttgtatggctgggccttaggaggctatattAGTCATTAATTTCTTTATCTTATTTTTCAGTTTTGCCAGCCTAAAGAACCTGTTTGCACAGCAAAGCCTTTCGATGTCTAAGGACCAGTACAGTGCAATGATGGCTTACAACAATTCTAAACTCTTCAACGTTATAACTGCAAAGGCAAGTGCACGCAAGGCAATATAAGTCTATAAAATAAACATGGGTTCGCAAATCCTTGTCTGGCCCAtaattatagctggtcaagcaaattttgtcagtaaaaaaaggcgcgaaattctaattttctatgggatgatatcccttagcgcctacatttttcaaatttgccgcctttttctactgacaagatctgcttgaccaagtataatatGTACTACAATCATCATGGTACTTAGAACATTAACCTAGCGATGTTACGATTCGACTTCACAAATCGGTTCAAACCGATTTAGGTCTGAAGTCGACTAAATCGACGTGAGTGTTCCGTAAATCGACTTAAGATACGTTCACCCACTCTAAACGCATCCTTTCATATTTGTTGATGCGTCACTTTCATTTGACATATTGAGGATTAAAATGTACGCAAATCGATTTCAAACCACGAAGAAAAATGTTGCCATGCACATTGCCGCCATTATTGAGTCGAGTCGAAACTTGGTATCTACAGGtaaagtaaaatgaaacttattatttatgttgtaagGTTCAATTTCGCATGGGTTTAAAGCGATTGATTTGGCGGTATACTTGGATCGGTTTGGCAGTTTTGCGCCGCGTCGATTTGCTAACTCAACGATTTGCGGCAATGACACGAAATCGCACGAGACCGCACGCTCTTTCCTGCTTGCTCGTATAGTGCTTTCccgttttagctttagaaattataaaattgtgatttaccgcggaacaaaactaaaaaaatattacaaaacttttaAGTCAAAATTTTTGCTGTCGATCGGATCGAACAAAGCGTAAaattgacaatttaatttccTCAACTCAAAGACTACGGAGCGGTTTGAACTACTGATACTTAAAAAGTAGAAGTTAAATCGACTTggccaaatcggtttgcaaaccgatttgggtttaaatcggagtcgacttattcggtttgaaaatttttcgattTGGCCCATCACTACATTAACCAAAGTAACGTACAGAAATCACTTTAACAATAATATAATACTACCTACTTGTCTAGTGTCTCCCCCATTTCAGTTTAATTTATGCTTAGTTTTGTTAaggtacctaattttttttttttaatatggtcCCATCCGGTAAAAAGCATAATGCAAGCACATTCTTGTAGTATATCGTCATATGTATCAAAAACAGATCTATCTCTTTGATCAAACGAAGTAGACCAGAGCATTATCAAGATTGTAAAAAAATTCActacatatttgttttaataGTTGTATGCTGCAAACCCATTTTTATTAGGTCAcactaacaaataaaacaaatattttcagATTCTGAGCGAGGAATGGAAAGGCAAAGGCATTTGCGTGAACTCACTTCACCCGGGCAACATGGTCTACACAAACCTGAGCAAGTCTTGGTGGCTGTACAGGCTAGCATTCATGTTTGTCCGACCTTTCACCAAGTCTTGGGTAAATGTTGCTCATTTTATCTCAAAGTACAGTCAGTATTAAATTTGTATGCAATTTTGCACCTTATTTcaatagggttgccaactttcaAATGGCGCCAGAGTTTTACCTGTCTGTAGTTAGGTATATGTTCTATGAGATTTCTCTTAAAGGGCTAGTATCCAGTCCGTAAACCTTTCTCTTTCGTCCTAGGATTTGGAATTATGTTTATCTTACCCCACCTGGCTTCAAATATAAATTATCATCATCAGTAGCATAGATATCTAACCGCCTGACGCATAGACATAAACCCCCTGCACAGGGGAGATTAGCCAACTGTCTACATCAATAGCTATATAAGTACGTAATTATGTTTTCTTCCAGCAACAAGCAGCCGCCACGACGGTGTACGTAGCCACGGCGGCGGAGCTCGAAGGCGTCACGGGCCTGTATTTCAACAACTGCTTTTACTGTGAAGAGTCCGCTTTATGCAGGGACAAGGATATAGCAAATGAAGTCTTCGCTTTGTCGCTAAGAATGATAGAACAACGCGTCGGCCCCGATGGCCTTCAGAAATATTTGCAGAAATATTGCCCACCTAGTAGTGGTGGTGTTCAGGCTTAAGGCCCGTTTACAAAATGTATAGAAAACCGTGATGTGCGATAtcgtataatttatttatattgtgttAATATTTTAATAGTCGTTTACTCTTTGGGTGCGAAATTGGTTTTGtgaatatagatggtcaagcagatctcagtagaaaaaggctgcAAATTTTGAGTACCGTTGCTTTTATGTAGTCTAAAGTTAAAGCCGTAAATTTGGTGCGGTcaaaatatctctttctcgctctaacAGCTGCGTCTGTAACTCACTTACGGCGACTAATTTACACACTATCGATACGTGCGGTAGTGTCTTAcggaagtaggtacctatgtaagttTTTATGCATTTATTACTtcagtatattatttaaaagGAAAAAGGTGCTATAATTCTATTAAGGATAAAGTTTAGCAAATGAATACAAAAACTATACTTCCTGTAACTTGTGTTTGATTGTTTCTTTCTAGCTTTGCGTATACCAAACTACCGAACCCACGGACGTGTAACCTAGGTGAGTGGCAACTGCCCAGCGGCTAAAGGAACAGTTTTTATAATTGACTGTTAATAAATTTGAACATACGGAAATTAATTTTTTGGGGGACCATCGCCGGCTTGTGATGCGCAGAGAACTTGTTATGAATGGCATTCGATTGGGAGCAATAAAGTGGCAAAGTGGTAAGTGCGATCGATTAAATTCCGCAATTTTTGCAAATCTCATGCGATTGTCGATGACGTTTTTAGATTCCATTAGAGCGAGAAAATCGATAATCTCATGATATTTGTTGCAAGGTCTATAGAGGCCTTAACACTTTTGCAAGTGGCAACTCACAACTCGACTCAAAATTAGGCCTGGCAGCCCCACGTAGAAGATGGCGGTTTTGACATTTATGTGTGTCAAGGTAACttgtcaaataaaataaaattttacaagtTTTAATTGGAAGCATTAAAACGGATCTAAACTAGTCTAGAAATCGAAGACGGTGATTTATTGTATTCATTGAACTACGGCCATATTTTGTTCAAAATGTGTGATCAAGTATAATGCTTCTTCGGACTTCTAGGGGCTACGAGGTTCCCAACCGTCGTCAGTCATTTTATCCAAATTAGGACTCTTCCACGATTGGCGTGTCGTTTAGAGAAATGCCAGGGACGTGAAATTT encodes:
- the LOC134664505 gene encoding WW domain-containing oxidoreductase, whose amino-acid sequence is MHNLDSDSEDELPPGWEEKSTEDGSVYFVNTCTTKTQWTHPRTGRKKVIPKELPFGWSKTVDEEGKTLYVQQETGHKTYVDPRLAFAKEEKKHVHDFRQRFDGSSTAFQILHGVDLSGKYAMITGCNTGIGYETAKSLARHGCKILLANRNMEATQTAIENIVKETNAAEENLKAIQLDLSSLQSVKKCAIMVKTLFSDHLDMLILNAGVFGIPFTETEDNYETTFQVNHLSHLYLAILLEPLLKKGSKVIFVSSESHRFASLKNLFAQQSLSMSKDQYSAMMAYNNSKLFNVITAKILSEEWKGKGICVNSLHPGNMVYTNLSKSWWLYRLAFMFVRPFTKSWQQAAATTVYVATAAELEGVTGLYFNNCFYCEESALCRDKDIANEVFALSLRMIEQRVGPDGLQKYLQKYCPPSSGGVQA